The Balaenoptera acutorostrata chromosome 10, mBalAcu1.1, whole genome shotgun sequence genome has a window encoding:
- the PRICKLE4 gene encoding prickle-like protein 4 isoform X2, protein MGGILLFSVQTLPPMSLLNSGWPHRGERLTPPEPNPPVNSDSNPGHGPEEDPEETSAQDPEVLSLGNPGLDTNQAPSWPGLRTLLQQLPPQDSDERYCLALGEEELAELRLFCAQRRREALGQGVARLVPPKLEECTCEKCREQLRPGEYGVFAARAGEQRCWHRACFACQACGQALINLIYFYHDGRLYCGRHHAELLRPRCPACDQLIFSRRCTEAEGRRWHENHFCCQDCAGPLGGGRYALPGGGPCCPSCFERRYSDAGSSPAPTVEGRASPGEAELGGIEDGHRAPRNAAIISRAAILSTAASSSLETQRGTLGSSPEQECRAGDQAETPKGQEQGCPETPLDPKEDASCATCSSSSESEPEGFFLGQRLPRPWETPGNLQAGDSDTSRKHCTIC, encoded by the exons ATGGGAGGCATCTTGTTGTTTTCTGTGCAGACTTTGCCACCAATGTCACTGCTGAACTCTGGCTGGCCCCACCGAGGGGAGAGGCTGACCCCTCCGGAGCCAAATCCACCAGTCAACTCAGACAGCAACCCAGGTCACGGGCCAGAGGAGGACCCTGAGGAAACCTCTGCTCAG GATCCTGAAGTCCTGAGCTTGGGGAACCCTGGCCTGGACACCAACCAAGCCCCCAGCTGGCCTGGACTCCGGACCCTCCTGCAGCAGCTCCCTCCGCAGGACAGCGAT GAGCGCTACTGCCTGGCCCTTGGGGAGGAGGAGCTGGCTGAGCTGCGGCTCTTCTGTGCCCAGCGGAGGCGGGAGGCCCTGGGACAGGGGGTGGCCCGCCTAGTACCTCCCAAGCTTGAAGAATGCACCTGTGAAAAG TGCAGGGAGCAGCTGAGGCCAGGGGAGTACGGAGTGTTCGCAGCTCGGGCAGGAGAGCAGCGCTGCTGGCACCGGGCTTGCTTTGCCTGCCAGGCCTGTGGCCAGGCCCTGATAAACCTCATCTACTTCTACCACGATGGGCGTCTCTACTGCGGCCGTCATCACGCAGAGCTGCTGCGGCCTCGCTGCCCGGCTTGTGACCAG ctGATCTTCTCCCGCCGCTGCACCGAGGCCGAGGGACGGCGCTGGCACGAGAACCACTTCTGCTGCCAGGACTGCGCCGGGCCCTTGGGCGGGGGACGTTATGCCCTGCCGGGCGGCGGCCCCTGCTGCCCCAGCTGCTTTGAGAGACGCTATTCGGATGCCGGCTCGAGTCCGGCCCCGACAGTGGAAGGCAGGGCGTCCCCGG GGGAGGCGGAGCTCGGCGGAATTGAAGACGGGCACCGCGCCCCGCGGAATGCCGCGATCATCTCCCGGGCAGCCATTCTCTCTACTGCCGCCAGCTCCAGTCTGGAAACCCAGAGGGGGACGCTTGGATCCAGCCCGGAGCAGGAGTGTAGAGCTGGGGACCAGGCGGAGACACCCAAAGGGCAAGAGCAGGGCTGCCCAGAGACTCCCCTTGATCCCAAGGAGGACGCTTCCTGCGCCacctgctcctcttcctctgaATCGGAACCCGAAGGCTTTTTCTTAGGCCAGCGCCTTCCCCGGCCCTGGGAGACCCCCGGCAATCTCCAAGCTGGGGACAGCGACACCTCCAGGAAGCATTGCACCATTTGCTAG
- the PRICKLE4 gene encoding prickle-like protein 4 isoform X3 has product MSLLNSGWPHRGERLTPPEPNPPVNSDSNPGHGPEEDPEETSAQVDPEVLSLGNPGLDTNQAPSWPGLRTLLQQLPPQDSDERYCLALGEEELAELRLFCAQRRREALGQGVARLVPPKLEECTCEKCREQLRPGEYGVFAARAGEQRCWHRACFACQACGQALINLIYFYHDGRLYCGRHHAELLRPRCPACDQLIFSRRCTEAEGRRWHENHFCCQDCAGPLGGGRYALPGGGPCCPSCFERRYSDAGSSPAPTVEGRASPGEAELGGIEDGHRAPRNAAIISRAAILSTAASSSLETQRGTLGSSPEQECRAGDQAETPKGQEQGCPETPLDPKEDASCATCSSSSESEPEGFFLGQRLPRPWETPGNLQAGDSDTSRKHCTIC; this is encoded by the exons ATGTCACTGCTGAACTCTGGCTGGCCCCACCGAGGGGAGAGGCTGACCCCTCCGGAGCCAAATCCACCAGTCAACTCAGACAGCAACCCAGGTCACGGGCCAGAGGAGGACCCTGAGGAAACCTCTGCTCAGGTG GATCCTGAAGTCCTGAGCTTGGGGAACCCTGGCCTGGACACCAACCAAGCCCCCAGCTGGCCTGGACTCCGGACCCTCCTGCAGCAGCTCCCTCCGCAGGACAGCGAT GAGCGCTACTGCCTGGCCCTTGGGGAGGAGGAGCTGGCTGAGCTGCGGCTCTTCTGTGCCCAGCGGAGGCGGGAGGCCCTGGGACAGGGGGTGGCCCGCCTAGTACCTCCCAAGCTTGAAGAATGCACCTGTGAAAAG TGCAGGGAGCAGCTGAGGCCAGGGGAGTACGGAGTGTTCGCAGCTCGGGCAGGAGAGCAGCGCTGCTGGCACCGGGCTTGCTTTGCCTGCCAGGCCTGTGGCCAGGCCCTGATAAACCTCATCTACTTCTACCACGATGGGCGTCTCTACTGCGGCCGTCATCACGCAGAGCTGCTGCGGCCTCGCTGCCCGGCTTGTGACCAG ctGATCTTCTCCCGCCGCTGCACCGAGGCCGAGGGACGGCGCTGGCACGAGAACCACTTCTGCTGCCAGGACTGCGCCGGGCCCTTGGGCGGGGGACGTTATGCCCTGCCGGGCGGCGGCCCCTGCTGCCCCAGCTGCTTTGAGAGACGCTATTCGGATGCCGGCTCGAGTCCGGCCCCGACAGTGGAAGGCAGGGCGTCCCCGG GGGAGGCGGAGCTCGGCGGAATTGAAGACGGGCACCGCGCCCCGCGGAATGCCGCGATCATCTCCCGGGCAGCCATTCTCTCTACTGCCGCCAGCTCCAGTCTGGAAACCCAGAGGGGGACGCTTGGATCCAGCCCGGAGCAGGAGTGTAGAGCTGGGGACCAGGCGGAGACACCCAAAGGGCAAGAGCAGGGCTGCCCAGAGACTCCCCTTGATCCCAAGGAGGACGCTTCCTGCGCCacctgctcctcttcctctgaATCGGAACCCGAAGGCTTTTTCTTAGGCCAGCGCCTTCCCCGGCCCTGGGAGACCCCCGGCAATCTCCAAGCTGGGGACAGCGACACCTCCAGGAAGCATTGCACCATTTGCTAG
- the PRICKLE4 gene encoding prickle-like protein 4 isoform X1: MGGILLFSVQTLPPMSLLNSGWPHRGERLTPPEPNPPVNSDSNPGHGPEEDPEETSAQVDPEVLSLGNPGLDTNQAPSWPGLRTLLQQLPPQDSDERYCLALGEEELAELRLFCAQRRREALGQGVARLVPPKLEECTCEKCREQLRPGEYGVFAARAGEQRCWHRACFACQACGQALINLIYFYHDGRLYCGRHHAELLRPRCPACDQLIFSRRCTEAEGRRWHENHFCCQDCAGPLGGGRYALPGGGPCCPSCFERRYSDAGSSPAPTVEGRASPGEAELGGIEDGHRAPRNAAIISRAAILSTAASSSLETQRGTLGSSPEQECRAGDQAETPKGQEQGCPETPLDPKEDASCATCSSSSESEPEGFFLGQRLPRPWETPGNLQAGDSDTSRKHCTIC; the protein is encoded by the exons ATGGGAGGCATCTTGTTGTTTTCTGTGCAGACTTTGCCACCAATGTCACTGCTGAACTCTGGCTGGCCCCACCGAGGGGAGAGGCTGACCCCTCCGGAGCCAAATCCACCAGTCAACTCAGACAGCAACCCAGGTCACGGGCCAGAGGAGGACCCTGAGGAAACCTCTGCTCAGGTG GATCCTGAAGTCCTGAGCTTGGGGAACCCTGGCCTGGACACCAACCAAGCCCCCAGCTGGCCTGGACTCCGGACCCTCCTGCAGCAGCTCCCTCCGCAGGACAGCGAT GAGCGCTACTGCCTGGCCCTTGGGGAGGAGGAGCTGGCTGAGCTGCGGCTCTTCTGTGCCCAGCGGAGGCGGGAGGCCCTGGGACAGGGGGTGGCCCGCCTAGTACCTCCCAAGCTTGAAGAATGCACCTGTGAAAAG TGCAGGGAGCAGCTGAGGCCAGGGGAGTACGGAGTGTTCGCAGCTCGGGCAGGAGAGCAGCGCTGCTGGCACCGGGCTTGCTTTGCCTGCCAGGCCTGTGGCCAGGCCCTGATAAACCTCATCTACTTCTACCACGATGGGCGTCTCTACTGCGGCCGTCATCACGCAGAGCTGCTGCGGCCTCGCTGCCCGGCTTGTGACCAG ctGATCTTCTCCCGCCGCTGCACCGAGGCCGAGGGACGGCGCTGGCACGAGAACCACTTCTGCTGCCAGGACTGCGCCGGGCCCTTGGGCGGGGGACGTTATGCCCTGCCGGGCGGCGGCCCCTGCTGCCCCAGCTGCTTTGAGAGACGCTATTCGGATGCCGGCTCGAGTCCGGCCCCGACAGTGGAAGGCAGGGCGTCCCCGG GGGAGGCGGAGCTCGGCGGAATTGAAGACGGGCACCGCGCCCCGCGGAATGCCGCGATCATCTCCCGGGCAGCCATTCTCTCTACTGCCGCCAGCTCCAGTCTGGAAACCCAGAGGGGGACGCTTGGATCCAGCCCGGAGCAGGAGTGTAGAGCTGGGGACCAGGCGGAGACACCCAAAGGGCAAGAGCAGGGCTGCCCAGAGACTCCCCTTGATCCCAAGGAGGACGCTTCCTGCGCCacctgctcctcttcctctgaATCGGAACCCGAAGGCTTTTTCTTAGGCCAGCGCCTTCCCCGGCCCTGGGAGACCCCCGGCAATCTCCAAGCTGGGGACAGCGACACCTCCAGGAAGCATTGCACCATTTGCTAG
- the PRICKLE4 gene encoding prickle-like protein 4 isoform X4: protein MGGILLFSVQTLPPMSLLNSGWPHRGERLTPPEPNPPVNSDSNPGHGPEEDPEETSAQVDPEVLSLGNPGLDTNQAPSWPGLRTLLQQLPPQDSDERYCLALGEEELAELRLFCAQRRREALGQGVARLVPPKLEECTCEKLIFSRRCTEAEGRRWHENHFCCQDCAGPLGGGRYALPGGGPCCPSCFERRYSDAGSSPAPTVEGRASPGEAELGGIEDGHRAPRNAAIISRAAILSTAASSSLETQRGTLGSSPEQECRAGDQAETPKGQEQGCPETPLDPKEDASCATCSSSSESEPEGFFLGQRLPRPWETPGNLQAGDSDTSRKHCTIC, encoded by the exons ATGGGAGGCATCTTGTTGTTTTCTGTGCAGACTTTGCCACCAATGTCACTGCTGAACTCTGGCTGGCCCCACCGAGGGGAGAGGCTGACCCCTCCGGAGCCAAATCCACCAGTCAACTCAGACAGCAACCCAGGTCACGGGCCAGAGGAGGACCCTGAGGAAACCTCTGCTCAGGTG GATCCTGAAGTCCTGAGCTTGGGGAACCCTGGCCTGGACACCAACCAAGCCCCCAGCTGGCCTGGACTCCGGACCCTCCTGCAGCAGCTCCCTCCGCAGGACAGCGAT GAGCGCTACTGCCTGGCCCTTGGGGAGGAGGAGCTGGCTGAGCTGCGGCTCTTCTGTGCCCAGCGGAGGCGGGAGGCCCTGGGACAGGGGGTGGCCCGCCTAGTACCTCCCAAGCTTGAAGAATGCACCTGTGAAAAG ctGATCTTCTCCCGCCGCTGCACCGAGGCCGAGGGACGGCGCTGGCACGAGAACCACTTCTGCTGCCAGGACTGCGCCGGGCCCTTGGGCGGGGGACGTTATGCCCTGCCGGGCGGCGGCCCCTGCTGCCCCAGCTGCTTTGAGAGACGCTATTCGGATGCCGGCTCGAGTCCGGCCCCGACAGTGGAAGGCAGGGCGTCCCCGG GGGAGGCGGAGCTCGGCGGAATTGAAGACGGGCACCGCGCCCCGCGGAATGCCGCGATCATCTCCCGGGCAGCCATTCTCTCTACTGCCGCCAGCTCCAGTCTGGAAACCCAGAGGGGGACGCTTGGATCCAGCCCGGAGCAGGAGTGTAGAGCTGGGGACCAGGCGGAGACACCCAAAGGGCAAGAGCAGGGCTGCCCAGAGACTCCCCTTGATCCCAAGGAGGACGCTTCCTGCGCCacctgctcctcttcctctgaATCGGAACCCGAAGGCTTTTTCTTAGGCCAGCGCCTTCCCCGGCCCTGGGAGACCCCCGGCAATCTCCAAGCTGGGGACAGCGACACCTCCAGGAAGCATTGCACCATTTGCTAG
- the TOMM6 gene encoding mitochondrial import receptor subunit TOM6 homolog: MASSGAGVIAAGSANEAPEIPDNMGDWLRGVYRFATDRNDFRRNLILNLGLFAAGVWLARNLSDIDLMAPQPGV; the protein is encoded by the exons ATGGCTTCCAGTGGGGCCGGCGTGATCGCTGCGGGCTCGGCAAATGAAGCTCCCGAAATTCCAGACAACATGGGAGACTGGCTTCGGGGCGTCTACCGCTTCGCCACCGATAGGAATGACTTCCGCAG GAACTTGATCCTCAATTTGGGACTCTTTGCTGCCGGAGTTTGGCTGGCCAGGAATTTGAGTGACATTGACCTAATGGCACCTCAGCCTGGGGTGTAG